Proteins co-encoded in one Marinobacter qingdaonensis genomic window:
- the ccoM gene encoding cytochrome c oxidase subunit CcoM — translation MYMDAVVIAGIVTVLMILGFFVGVAVFVVRDQRVHDFRREDQKKAGKGGAPG, via the coding sequence ATGTATATGGATGCGGTAGTGATCGCTGGAATTGTAACGGTACTGATGATCCTGGGCTTTTTCGTCGGCGTCGCGGTCTTCGTCGTGCGGGATCAGAGAGTCCACGACTTTCGGAGAGAGGACCAGAAAAAAGCAGGGAAGGGTGGTGCGCCGGGTTAA
- a CDS encoding DUF6901 family protein yields MNVNYRFSFQDGRTVAFKVTDQPAQAVTRQPSWVRLEHCQCSNCPLKASETEHCPAATEILPVVEAFQADDAYQKVEVTVTDERRSYVKQTALEESLRSLLGLKMATSGCPVLAELKPMAMHHLPFATTDEFIMRSVSHYLLQQYFAKRNHQQPDWELKGLVERNQRLQLVNQALWQRIHSVCQGDSNLKALLNFFSMASSVSFSLESQLRKLEAKMAGEA; encoded by the coding sequence ATGAACGTCAATTACAGGTTCAGTTTCCAGGATGGGCGCACGGTGGCGTTCAAGGTCACCGATCAGCCCGCCCAAGCCGTCACCAGGCAGCCCTCGTGGGTCCGGTTGGAGCACTGCCAGTGTTCCAATTGCCCGCTCAAGGCCAGCGAAACTGAACACTGCCCGGCGGCCACGGAAATCCTGCCCGTGGTCGAGGCCTTCCAGGCCGATGATGCCTACCAGAAGGTGGAAGTCACGGTGACCGATGAGCGCCGTAGCTACGTCAAGCAGACGGCGCTGGAAGAATCGCTGCGTTCGCTGCTCGGGCTGAAAATGGCCACCAGCGGTTGCCCGGTGCTGGCGGAATTGAAACCCATGGCCATGCACCACCTGCCGTTCGCGACCACCGACGAATTCATCATGCGCAGCGTGTCCCACTACCTGCTGCAGCAGTACTTTGCCAAGCGCAATCACCAGCAGCCGGACTGGGAATTGAAGGGCCTGGTGGAGCGAAACCAGCGCCTGCAACTGGTCAATCAGGCGTTGTGGCAGCGCATCCACTCGGTCTGCCAGGGGGACAGCAATCTCAAGGCGCTGCTGAACTTTTTCTCGATGGCTTCGAGCGTGAGCTTTTCCTTGGAGAGTCAGCTCAGAAAGCTGGAAGCAAAAATGGCAGGGGAGGCCTGA
- a CDS encoding TIGR01777 family oxidoreductase, which produces MNKRVLITGGTGFIGKILCRELLDKGYDLTVYSRQPSTDVLAVCGRVEATQDLHQLRSHPGFDAVINLAGEGIADKRWSENRKQALRDSRIAVTETLVEVIQSWQAQPEVLVSGSAVGFYGDQGDREVTEATPPHDEFTHRLCRDWEQAALAAAQGGVRVCLSRTGVVAGSGGGFLARMLPPFKLGLGGRLGHGQQFMPWVHRQDVLDALIWMLETPQAQGAYNVVSPAPVTNAEFTRCLGKVLHRPTIFPAPSPMLKLALGEMSTLLLTGQRAMPAKLLAEGYNFNFSELEPALREAVR; this is translated from the coding sequence ATGAACAAGCGGGTTCTGATCACTGGAGGTACAGGGTTCATCGGCAAGATCCTGTGCCGGGAACTGCTGGACAAAGGCTATGACCTTACGGTCTACAGCCGGCAACCCAGCACCGATGTGCTGGCTGTCTGCGGGCGCGTGGAGGCGACCCAGGATCTGCACCAGCTGCGCTCCCACCCCGGTTTTGACGCCGTCATAAACCTGGCCGGCGAAGGCATCGCGGACAAACGTTGGTCAGAAAACCGCAAGCAGGCGTTGCGGGACAGCCGGATTGCCGTGACCGAGACCCTGGTCGAGGTCATCCAATCCTGGCAGGCCCAGCCGGAGGTACTGGTGTCCGGTTCCGCGGTCGGCTTCTATGGCGACCAGGGCGACCGGGAGGTCACCGAAGCCACGCCACCCCACGACGAGTTCACCCATCGGCTCTGTCGTGACTGGGAACAGGCCGCCCTGGCGGCAGCCCAAGGTGGAGTTCGGGTTTGCCTGTCGCGGACCGGGGTGGTGGCGGGCTCCGGCGGCGGTTTCCTCGCTCGCATGTTGCCGCCGTTCAAGCTCGGCTTGGGAGGCCGCCTTGGCCACGGACAGCAATTCATGCCCTGGGTTCACCGTCAGGACGTGTTGGACGCCCTGATCTGGATGCTGGAAACCCCGCAGGCGCAAGGCGCCTATAATGTAGTGAGCCCGGCTCCGGTAACCAACGCCGAGTTTACCCGCTGCCTGGGCAAGGTCCTGCATCGGCCCACGATCTTCCCGGCCCCCTCTCCCATGCTCAAGCTGGCGCTCGGGGAAATGTCGACCCTGCTGCTCACCGGACAACGGGCTATGCCGGCCAAACTCCTGGCCGAAGGCTACAACTTCAATTTTTCCGAACTGGAGCCGGCACTTCGAGAGGCAGTCCGCTGA
- a CDS encoding acetate kinase has protein sequence MEDQLLVVNCGSSSLKLAVFDQGRRKLVSVLAERLNTDEASARISGTAETIPLPDNGSYERVLAALVEALKTRGILCRDPVAIGHRVVHGGETFRGAALIDDQVVAAIDHCASLAPLHNPVNLAGIAATRALYPEVPQVAVFDTAFHQTLPPKAFRYALPETYYRDWAVRRYGFHGTSHYFMAQEAARLLARTHDTTSIISAHLGNGCSVAAIRNGRSVDTSMGLTPLEGLVMGTRSGDVDPSLFDYLAGKGLSAAEVHKTLNKQSGLLGLSGESNDMRTLCDLAEQGHSGAALAIDVFCFRLARYLGAMTASLTALDALVFTGGIGENSARVRQQTVEHLSLLGITLDSVANARNGADTEGRINAAESRYPVLVIPTNEERVIAEEALRLARSTQSPSTD, from the coding sequence ATGGAAGACCAGCTACTTGTCGTGAATTGCGGCAGCTCATCCCTGAAACTGGCCGTGTTCGACCAGGGTCGGCGCAAACTGGTATCGGTGCTTGCTGAACGGCTGAACACCGACGAGGCCAGCGCGCGCATCAGTGGTACCGCCGAGACCATACCGCTGCCCGACAACGGCAGTTACGAGCGCGTTCTCGCTGCCCTGGTGGAGGCACTGAAAACCCGCGGCATCCTGTGCCGGGACCCGGTGGCTATCGGGCATCGCGTGGTGCACGGGGGCGAGACCTTCCGCGGCGCGGCCTTGATCGACGATCAGGTGGTGGCGGCCATAGACCATTGCGCCAGCCTGGCCCCCCTGCACAACCCGGTGAATCTGGCCGGCATTGCCGCGACCCGGGCGCTCTACCCGGAGGTGCCCCAGGTCGCGGTGTTCGACACCGCGTTTCATCAGACCCTGCCGCCCAAGGCGTTCCGCTATGCCCTGCCCGAGACTTACTACCGGGACTGGGCAGTTCGACGCTACGGGTTTCACGGCACCAGCCATTACTTCATGGCCCAGGAGGCCGCCAGGCTGCTGGCGCGCACGCACGACACCACCTCCATTATTTCCGCCCACCTGGGTAATGGCTGCAGCGTTGCCGCCATCCGAAACGGGCGCAGCGTCGATACCAGCATGGGCCTGACGCCCCTGGAAGGCCTGGTCATGGGCACCCGGAGCGGCGATGTCGACCCCAGCCTGTTCGACTACCTGGCCGGCAAGGGCCTGTCGGCAGCGGAGGTGCACAAGACCCTCAACAAGCAGAGCGGCTTGCTGGGGCTGTCCGGCGAGTCCAACGACATGCGCACCCTGTGCGATCTCGCGGAACAGGGTCACAGCGGGGCCGCCCTGGCCATTGATGTCTTCTGCTTCCGGCTCGCCCGCTACCTTGGCGCCATGACGGCGTCGCTGACGGCACTGGATGCCCTGGTGTTTACCGGCGGCATTGGCGAAAACAGCGCCCGCGTGCGCCAGCAAACGGTTGAACACCTGTCGCTGCTGGGCATCACCCTGGATTCTGTGGCCAACGCCCGCAACGGCGCCGACACAGAGGGGCGGATCAACGCGGCCGAGTCCCGCTACCCGGTTCTGGTCATTCCTACCAACGAAGAACGGGTGATTGCCGAGGAAGCCCTGCGACTGGCGCGTTCGACCCAATCCCCCTCAACCGACTAG
- a CDS encoding MOSC domain-containing protein → MKVHALWIYPVKSLAGIPVDDFVLDEFGPAGDRRWMIIDDQRRFVTQRSHPELATIATAMVDGKVGVDIPGQGRFQLTPSSTELRALVWNDWVPALEAAEDANAALSQFCGASLRFVYMPDESFRRVDTARVLDRRRVSFADGFPLLVTTTASLAELNERLAAPVEMRRFRPNLVVAGSAPWAEDGWRELTVGDIRFSLVKPCSRCVMTTVDPDAGTKDPEVQPLRTLSSYRRTAEGVLFGMNAIHESTGRIRVGDPITVNPTE, encoded by the coding sequence ATGAAGGTTCATGCCCTCTGGATTTACCCGGTCAAATCCCTGGCCGGCATCCCGGTTGACGACTTTGTGCTGGATGAATTTGGTCCGGCGGGCGATCGGCGTTGGATGATCATCGATGACCAGCGCCGGTTCGTCACCCAGCGCAGCCACCCGGAACTTGCGACGATTGCCACGGCAATGGTCGATGGTAAGGTGGGCGTCGATATCCCCGGGCAAGGGCGGTTCCAGCTGACGCCCTCCAGCACGGAGCTGCGGGCGCTGGTCTGGAACGACTGGGTGCCGGCGCTGGAAGCCGCGGAGGACGCCAATGCCGCGCTGAGCCAGTTCTGCGGCGCCAGTTTGCGGTTCGTGTACATGCCCGATGAGTCGTTTCGGCGGGTGGATACGGCCCGGGTGCTGGACCGTCGGCGGGTTAGTTTTGCCGACGGTTTTCCGCTTCTGGTGACCACCACGGCGTCCCTGGCCGAGCTGAACGAGCGGCTGGCAGCCCCCGTGGAGATGCGCCGATTCCGGCCGAACCTGGTGGTGGCGGGCAGTGCGCCCTGGGCCGAAGATGGCTGGCGGGAATTGACCGTCGGCGACATCCGCTTCAGTCTGGTCAAACCCTGTTCCCGCTGCGTGATGACCACGGTTGATCCCGACGCCGGGACCAAGGATCCGGAGGTCCAGCCCCTTCGGACCCTGTCCAGCTATCGGCGGACGGCGGAAGGCGTCCTCTTTGGAATGAATGCGATCCACGAATCGACCGGGCGGATCCGCGTCGGCGATCCGATTACCGTCAACCCTACGGAGTAA
- a CDS encoding ATP-binding cassette domain-containing protein, with translation MPLLTLDAISLAYGMHPLLDQASLVIEAGERVCLIGRNGEGKSTLLKIVSGEVVPDGGHVRLEDGAVLAVLPQNLPSDDARTAYEVVASAFPETGELLSEFHRLSQQADEASLDQMMKVQERLEALDGWLLDQKVTTILAQYGIDPDRCLNTLSGGWQRRVLLARALVAEPDILLLDEPTNHLDVPAIAWLEDALAQFRGAMLFVSHDRAFIRRMATRVVELDRGQLVSFAASYDKYLELKAKALEEEERQNALFDKRLKQEEAWIRQGIKARRTRNMGRVRALKAMREEHRQRRVRGGTASFAVEDAARSGKLVVETQGAGFGYGDRADVIRDMDLTVLRGDKIGLVGENGTGKTTLVRLLLGDLKPTEGGVRLGTNLQVAYFDQLRGELDLSRNALDNLAEGREFIEINGQNKHVLGYLQEFLFTPERARSPVRVFSGGERARLLLAKLFSKPANVLVLDEPTNDLDVETLELLEEQLADFQGTVLVISHDREFLDNVVTETVFLDGTGRVREYVGGYTDWRRQGGCFPSEASGSRPDKQDKRSKKGEGNNSSAPQPKAVAQSTQSKPAKLSYKLKLELEALPGEIEALEQEIAGLQATIADTEFYSGPPDEVSATLEQLAEKESRLEQVMERWMELEEKASQ, from the coding sequence GTGCCACTGCTTACCCTGGATGCCATATCCCTGGCTTACGGAATGCACCCGCTGCTCGACCAGGCGTCCCTGGTCATTGAGGCCGGCGAACGCGTGTGCCTGATCGGACGCAACGGTGAGGGCAAGTCCACCCTGTTGAAAATCGTCAGCGGTGAGGTGGTCCCGGATGGTGGGCATGTGCGCCTGGAGGACGGCGCGGTGCTGGCGGTCCTGCCCCAGAACCTGCCTTCGGACGATGCCCGAACCGCTTACGAGGTGGTCGCCAGCGCGTTTCCAGAGACCGGTGAGTTGCTGTCCGAATTTCACCGGCTCTCGCAGCAGGCGGACGAGGCCAGCCTGGATCAGATGATGAAGGTGCAGGAGCGGTTGGAAGCGCTCGACGGCTGGCTCCTGGACCAGAAGGTGACGACCATCCTGGCCCAATACGGCATCGATCCGGACCGGTGCCTGAACACCCTGTCCGGGGGCTGGCAGCGACGGGTCCTGCTGGCCCGGGCGCTGGTGGCGGAGCCGGACATCCTGTTGCTGGACGAACCCACCAACCATCTGGATGTGCCGGCTATCGCGTGGCTCGAAGACGCGCTGGCTCAGTTCCGGGGCGCCATGCTGTTCGTCAGCCACGACCGGGCCTTCATCCGCCGGATGGCGACCCGCGTGGTCGAGCTGGATCGGGGCCAGCTGGTGAGCTTCGCGGCCAGCTACGACAAGTACCTGGAATTGAAGGCGAAAGCGCTGGAGGAAGAAGAGCGCCAGAATGCCCTGTTCGACAAGCGGCTGAAACAGGAAGAAGCCTGGATTCGGCAGGGCATCAAGGCCCGGCGGACCCGGAACATGGGGCGCGTGCGGGCGCTGAAGGCCATGCGCGAGGAGCATCGGCAGCGCCGGGTTCGCGGCGGCACCGCCAGTTTCGCGGTTGAGGATGCCGCACGCTCCGGCAAGCTGGTGGTCGAGACCCAGGGCGCCGGCTTCGGGTACGGCGACAGGGCCGACGTCATCCGCGACATGGACCTGACCGTGCTCCGGGGCGACAAGATTGGTCTGGTCGGGGAGAACGGTACCGGCAAGACCACCCTGGTGCGACTGTTGCTGGGGGACCTGAAACCGACTGAGGGTGGGGTGCGTCTCGGCACCAACCTGCAGGTCGCCTATTTTGACCAGCTTCGCGGTGAGCTGGATCTGTCCCGGAATGCCTTGGACAACCTGGCCGAAGGCCGCGAATTCATCGAGATCAACGGCCAGAACAAGCACGTCCTGGGCTATCTGCAGGAATTTCTCTTCACCCCGGAGCGGGCCCGATCGCCGGTGCGGGTTTTCTCCGGTGGTGAGCGGGCCCGGTTGCTGCTGGCCAAGCTGTTCAGCAAGCCGGCCAACGTCCTGGTACTGGATGAGCCCACCAACGACCTGGACGTCGAAACCCTGGAGCTGCTCGAGGAGCAGCTGGCGGATTTCCAGGGCACCGTGCTGGTGATCAGTCACGACCGGGAGTTTCTGGACAACGTGGTGACCGAAACCGTGTTCCTCGATGGCACCGGACGGGTTCGGGAATACGTTGGTGGCTACACCGATTGGCGTCGCCAGGGTGGTTGTTTCCCGTCCGAAGCCTCCGGCAGTCGACCGGACAAGCAGGACAAGCGCAGCAAGAAGGGCGAAGGCAATAATTCGTCGGCACCACAGCCCAAAGCTGTGGCCCAGTCGACACAATCCAAGCCCGCAAAGTTGAGCTACAAGCTTAAACTGGAGCTCGAGGCCTTGCCCGGCGAAATTGAGGCCCTGGAACAGGAAATTGCCGGGCTGCAGGCTACAATCGCAGACACGGAATTTTATTCAGGTCCACCGGACGAAGTCTCGGCCACTCTGGAGCAATTGGCGGAAAAGGAATCCCGTCTGGAGCAGGTGATGGAACGGTGGATGGAGCTGGAGGAAAAGGCAAGTCAATGA
- a CDS encoding murein L,D-transpeptidase catalytic domain family protein, protein MFRAERCVCAWLALALSSVLSLPAAASALDEALMQRLTQAAPKLNPSVLKTAFRASRCAVSNGVEMPERLAIIDFSLPSSEERLWIFDLTSGQLLLRELVAHGKNSGNFESTAFSNIEGSHQSSLGLFRGSESYYGRHGYALRLDGLEPGVNDRARERAIVIHGADYVNESWVSQYGRIGRSHGCPAVDRGVVDQVVNNLKSGQLIFKYYPDQQWLENSGLLNCGPGKFAALAKKHEKT, encoded by the coding sequence ATGTTCCGTGCAGAACGATGTGTCTGCGCCTGGCTCGCCCTGGCGCTCAGCTCTGTGCTGTCTTTGCCCGCCGCGGCTTCGGCCTTGGATGAGGCCCTCATGCAGCGGCTTACCCAGGCCGCGCCCAAGCTCAATCCATCGGTGTTGAAGACGGCCTTTCGGGCGTCCCGGTGTGCGGTGTCCAACGGGGTTGAGATGCCTGAGCGCCTGGCAATCATTGATTTTTCCCTGCCATCGAGCGAAGAACGATTGTGGATTTTCGACCTCACCAGCGGGCAGCTGTTGCTGAGGGAACTGGTGGCCCATGGCAAGAACTCCGGTAACTTCGAATCCACGGCCTTCTCGAACATCGAGGGCAGTCACCAGTCGAGCCTGGGACTGTTCCGGGGCAGCGAGTCCTACTATGGCAGGCATGGCTACGCGCTGCGCCTGGATGGGCTCGAGCCTGGCGTCAACGACCGGGCGCGCGAGCGAGCCATCGTGATCCACGGGGCCGACTACGTCAACGAGTCCTGGGTCAGTCAGTACGGGCGTATCGGCCGCAGTCACGGCTGCCCGGCGGTGGATCGCGGAGTGGTCGATCAGGTGGTCAACAACCTGAAGAGCGGTCAGTTGATCTTCAAGTACTACCCGGACCAGCAGTGGCTGGAAAATTCCGGCCTGTTGAACTGTGGCCCGGGCAAGTTCGCCGCGCTGGCAAAAAAACATGAAAAAACTTGA
- a CDS encoding DUF924 family protein, giving the protein MFDWKEILDFWFGALDDQGLPDQEHRSKWFRSDRKFDQEIRRRFLSMVLFASEQGLDHWRSEPGGALAEILLLDQFSRNIFRGGALAFDQDVQARKLCRQAMNKGQDMALPPLHRAFLYMPLQHSERLQDQKESVECYEQLAASAGGLLGDFLQSFAQSARDHRDIIARFSRFPHRNKALGRKSTEEEAEYLAGGRRFGQ; this is encoded by the coding sequence ATGTTCGATTGGAAAGAGATTCTGGATTTCTGGTTCGGTGCGCTGGATGACCAGGGGTTGCCGGACCAAGAGCACCGGAGCAAGTGGTTCCGCTCGGACCGGAAGTTCGACCAGGAGATCCGGCGGCGGTTTCTGTCCATGGTGCTGTTTGCCTCGGAGCAGGGCCTGGATCACTGGCGCTCTGAGCCTGGCGGTGCCCTGGCGGAAATTCTCCTGCTCGATCAGTTCTCCAGGAATATCTTCCGCGGCGGTGCCCTGGCCTTCGACCAGGACGTTCAGGCCCGCAAGCTGTGTCGACAGGCCATGAACAAGGGCCAGGACATGGCCTTGCCCCCACTGCATCGGGCCTTTCTCTACATGCCGTTGCAGCATTCCGAGCGCCTGCAGGATCAAAAGGAGTCGGTGGAGTGCTATGAGCAATTGGCGGCCTCCGCCGGCGGCTTGCTGGGCGACTTTCTGCAAAGCTTTGCCCAGTCGGCCCGAGACCATCGGGATATCATCGCCCGCTTTTCCCGGTTCCCCCACCGCAACAAGGCCCTCGGACGGAAGTCGACCGAGGAGGAGGCGGAGTACCTGGCGGGCGGTCGGCGTTTCGGGCAGTAA
- a CDS encoding universal stress protein codes for MSDYKKMLVAIDLTEEAPQVLNKAKAMSQAHGAELMLIHVVEPVGYAYGGDIPMDLTELQDQLDKAAHEQLAGYGEQYGVNTDSQIVTVGRPESEIHRLAKEHGVDLIIVGSHGRKGFQLLLGSTANGVLHGTECDVLAVRIN; via the coding sequence ATGTCTGATTACAAGAAAATGCTTGTTGCCATCGATCTGACGGAAGAGGCGCCCCAGGTGCTGAACAAGGCCAAGGCCATGTCCCAGGCCCATGGTGCGGAGTTGATGCTGATTCACGTGGTGGAACCGGTCGGATACGCCTATGGCGGGGACATTCCCATGGACCTGACCGAACTGCAGGACCAGCTCGACAAAGCCGCGCACGAACAACTGGCCGGCTACGGCGAACAATACGGGGTAAACACCGATTCCCAGATCGTTACCGTGGGCCGACCGGAATCGGAAATCCATCGGCTTGCCAAGGAGCACGGGGTGGACCTGATCATCGTCGGCAGCCACGGCCGCAAGGGTTTTCAGTTGCTCCTGGGTTCGACCGCGAATGGCGTGCTGCACGGCACCGAATGCGACGTGCTGGCCGTGCGCATCAACTGA
- a CDS encoding CbiX/SirB N-terminal domain-containing protein — MSSRIILLAHGSSDKRWCETFENLASPTLAAVADSRIAYMELAEPSLDQVVAEGAQAGIESFTVVPLFLAAGRHLRKDVPAMIASMEQQHQVRIELAPPIGENPQLGLAIKDVVMQQLTSGG; from the coding sequence ATGAGCAGCCGCATTATTTTGTTAGCCCACGGCAGCAGTGACAAGCGCTGGTGTGAGACCTTCGAAAACCTGGCCAGTCCAACCCTGGCCGCCGTCGCCGACTCCCGCATCGCCTACATGGAACTGGCGGAACCGAGCCTGGACCAGGTCGTTGCGGAGGGTGCCCAGGCAGGCATTGAGTCGTTCACGGTGGTGCCGCTGTTCCTTGCCGCCGGCCGTCACCTGCGCAAAGACGTACCCGCGATGATTGCGTCCATGGAGCAGCAGCATCAAGTCCGGATCGAACTGGCCCCGCCCATTGGCGAAAACCCACAACTGGGCCTGGCCATCAAAGACGTGGTCATGCAGCAGTTAACCAGCGGCGGCTGA
- a CDS encoding bifunctional diguanylate cyclase/phosphodiesterase, with protein MPKLSTRLQRFRKGSPLSFRLLAWILLFSSVFTLIASGIQIYSDYRKDLSQIDNRMKVVESGYSSSLARSLWALDQKLLQTQMEGILSLPDIVHLRLRIEPDSELVMGDIPRGAQIRSHSFSLVHQGDEMFKLGELTVTADLKRVFEEMERKVGIILATQFLKTFFVSILIIWIFQHFVTRHLSTMADYARDFSLANLSRPLALDRPDTPTNRSDELGRVSDAINQMRQRLNDDLARQERDAAEIRKFSKAIEQSPSSVLICDRQWRVEFANHKFTQLTGHSADAILGKHPGALSDNDVENRESRHLWQSIRLQVQRVGVWQGEVNSVRKNGERFWEQLIVTPIKDGTGEATGYLILGEDISIRKRYEQQLLRQANYDILTGLPNRMLALDRLKLALAQARRENSLVGVMFLDLDNFKHINDTLGHDAGDNLLVEAARRISSCLRGTSTVARLGGDEFLVILPGLTDAEASVQVAERILQTFSPPYLLNGQEVFVTTSIGIAVFPTDSDNSGTLLQHADAAMYQAKHKGKSAYALFAPEMTDVSHERLQMESRMRRALELKEFQLDFQPIVYTDSGNLCSVEALLRWNNPTMGMVMPDRFIPLAEETGLIIPIGEWVLEEACKAAMTWKRIAGRDIGISVNVSPRQFRDPNFTDAVMRALANSGLAAEQLELEITERLLLDNSIETAEILRQLDQAGIRLSVDDFGTGYSALSYLKSYPFDTLKIDKSFVQDVMKEPEDASLVRAIINMAHSLGLRVIAEGVEDEPQTHFLKEEGCDFCQGYFYSRPLPGLEFEDWLSTNQRVQI; from the coding sequence ATGCCCAAATTGTCGACGCGACTTCAACGCTTTCGAAAAGGCTCGCCGCTGTCCTTCCGGCTGTTGGCCTGGATACTGCTGTTCAGTTCGGTGTTTACCCTGATTGCCTCGGGCATCCAGATCTATTCGGACTACCGCAAGGATCTGTCCCAGATCGACAATCGCATGAAGGTGGTGGAATCCGGCTACTCCTCCAGCCTGGCCCGCAGCCTGTGGGCCCTCGACCAGAAACTGCTGCAGACCCAGATGGAAGGCATCCTGAGCCTGCCGGACATTGTTCACCTGCGCCTGCGCATTGAGCCGGACTCGGAACTGGTCATGGGCGACATCCCGCGCGGGGCCCAGATCCGCTCCCACAGCTTCAGCCTGGTGCACCAGGGCGATGAGATGTTCAAACTGGGTGAACTGACGGTCACCGCGGACCTGAAGCGGGTGTTCGAGGAAATGGAGCGCAAAGTGGGCATCATCCTGGCCACCCAGTTCCTGAAAACCTTCTTTGTATCCATCCTGATCATCTGGATATTCCAGCACTTCGTGACTCGCCACCTCTCCACCATGGCGGATTATGCCCGGGACTTTTCGCTCGCCAACCTATCCCGACCGCTGGCCCTGGACCGACCGGACACCCCGACCAATCGGAGTGACGAACTCGGGCGGGTGTCCGACGCCATCAACCAGATGCGGCAGCGCCTGAACGACGACCTGGCCCGACAGGAGCGGGACGCCGCCGAAATCCGCAAGTTCTCCAAGGCCATCGAGCAAAGCCCGTCCTCGGTGCTGATCTGCGACCGCCAGTGGCGGGTGGAATTTGCCAACCACAAGTTCACCCAGCTCACCGGACACAGCGCCGATGCCATCCTTGGCAAACACCCCGGCGCCCTGAGTGACAACGACGTGGAGAATCGCGAGAGCCGACACCTGTGGCAGTCCATCCGGCTCCAGGTTCAGCGCGTGGGCGTCTGGCAAGGCGAGGTCAACAGCGTTCGCAAGAACGGCGAGCGATTCTGGGAGCAGTTGATCGTCACACCGATCAAGGACGGCACCGGCGAAGCCACCGGTTACCTGATCCTCGGTGAAGACATCAGCATCCGCAAACGCTATGAACAGCAGCTGCTGCGGCAGGCCAACTACGACATCCTGACCGGCCTGCCCAACCGCATGCTTGCTCTCGATCGCCTGAAGCTCGCCCTGGCCCAGGCCCGGCGGGAGAACAGCCTGGTCGGGGTCATGTTCCTGGACCTGGACAACTTCAAGCACATCAACGACACCCTGGGCCACGACGCCGGCGATAACCTGTTGGTGGAAGCGGCCCGGCGAATTTCCAGCTGCCTGCGTGGCACCAGCACCGTGGCACGCCTTGGCGGCGACGAGTTCCTCGTTATCCTGCCCGGGCTGACGGACGCGGAAGCCTCGGTCCAGGTGGCCGAGCGGATCCTGCAAACCTTCTCCCCGCCCTATCTCCTGAACGGCCAGGAAGTGTTCGTCACCACCAGTATCGGTATTGCGGTCTTCCCGACCGACTCCGACAACAGCGGTACTCTGTTGCAGCATGCCGATGCCGCCATGTACCAGGCCAAGCACAAGGGCAAGAGCGCCTACGCGCTGTTCGCACCGGAGATGACCGACGTCTCCCACGAGCGGTTGCAGATGGAGTCGCGGATGCGGCGGGCCCTGGAGCTCAAGGAATTCCAGCTGGACTTCCAGCCCATTGTCTACACCGATTCCGGCAACCTGTGCTCCGTGGAGGCGCTGCTGCGCTGGAACAACCCCACCATGGGCATGGTCATGCCGGACCGCTTCATCCCCCTGGCGGAAGAGACCGGCCTGATCATTCCGATCGGCGAGTGGGTGCTTGAGGAAGCCTGCAAAGCCGCGATGACCTGGAAACGGATTGCCGGACGGGACATTGGCATCTCGGTCAACGTGTCACCCCGGCAGTTCCGGGACCCCAATTTCACCGACGCGGTCATGCGGGCCCTGGCCAACAGCGGTCTGGCGGCGGAGCAACTGGAATTGGAGATCACCGAGCGGCTGCTGCTGGACAACTCCATCGAAACCGCGGAGATACTGCGCCAGCTCGATCAGGCCGGCATCCGACTGTCGGTGGACGATTTCGGTACCGGCTACTCCGCCCTCAGCTACCTCAAGAGCTACCCGTTCGACACCCTGAAGATCGACAAATCCTTCGTTCAGGACGTCATGAAGGAACCCGAAGACGCCTCATTGGTGCGTGCGATCATCAACATGGCCCACAGCCTGGGCCTCCGGGTCATTGCCGAGGGGGTGGAAGACGAGCCGCAAACCCACTTCCTCAAGGAGGAAGGCTGCGACTTCTGCCAGGGCTACTTCTACAGTCGCCCCCTGCCCGGCCTGGAGTTCGAGGACTGGCTCAGCACTAACCAGCGCGTACAGATCTAA